One window of Rhinoraja longicauda isolate Sanriku21f chromosome 9, sRhiLon1.1, whole genome shotgun sequence genomic DNA carries:
- the ndufaf7 gene encoding protein arginine methyltransferase NDUFAF7, mitochondrial isoform X2 produces MRWCSRTSNTTKEHDNSSLMHKHLIAKIKSTGPISVAEYMREVLTNPVTGYYYHRDALGAQGDFITSPEISQIFGELLGIWCVSEWMAAGKPKAFHLVELGPGTGTLASDVLRVFNQLSSVLRACEISVHLVEVSPKLSETQARLLTEGENCLMHDPTAAVYKTGVTKTGLPIFWYKDLQDVPKGFGFYLAHEFFDVLPIHKFQKTKQGWREILIDIEPQSSEKLCFVLAPSATFASKTLIQRDDKRDHVEICPEAGVIIQRLASRIIEDGGAALIADYGHNGTKTDTFRGFRGHQLHDVLTAPGTADLTADVDFRYLRQMTSGKVTTLGPISQREFLKNMGIDVRLQVLMQNASDPTTHKNLIEAYDMIMNPEKMGKRFKFFALLPHSRVISQEAKLEKSSSTASPIAGFSELQL; encoded by the exons ATGAGATGGTGCTCCAGAACGTCAAATACCACAAAAGAACATGACAATAGTAGTCTGATGCATAAGCATCTAATTGCGAAAATAAAGTCAACAGGTCCAATCTCTGTAGCAGAATACATGAGAGAAGTTTTAACCAACCCTGTTACA GGTTATTATTACCACAGAGATGCTCTGGGAGCACAAGGAGACTTCATCACATCACCTGAGATTAGTCAGATTTTTGGAGAA CTCCTTGGCATTTGGTGTGTAAGTGAGTGGATGGCTGCCGGGAAACCAAAGGCATTTCATCTGGTAGAACTTGGGCCTGGCACGGGTACTTTAGCAAGTGACGTTCTAAGG GTCTTCAACCAACTCAGTTCGGTGTTGAGGGCATGTGAGATTTCAGTGCATTTGGTTGAAGTGAGTCCAAAGCTCAGTGAAACTCAAGCACGGCTTCTAACTGAAGGGGAGAACTGCTTAATGCACGATCCCACTGCTGCAGTTTATAAAACTGGCGTTACCAAAACAGGGCTTCCAATTTTCTGGTACAAGGATTTACAGGATGTACCAAAAG GTTTTGGCTTTTATCTTGCGCATGAGTTTTTTGATGTGCTTCCAATCCACAAGTTTCAG AAAACCAAGCAGGGATGGCGTGAAATACTGATTGACATTGAGCCACAATCAtcggaaaagctttgttttgttctGGCACCTTCCGCCACTTTTGCTTCAAAAACATTAATTCAG AGAGATGATAAGAGGGAccatgtggagatctgtcctgagGCTGGAGTTATCATCCAACGACTAGCCAGTAGAATCATTGAAGATGGAGGAGCAGCACTAATAGCTGACTATGGACATAACGGAACAAAGACCGACACATTCAGA GGTTTTCGTGGACATCAGCTGCATGATGTGCTCAcggcacctggaacagcagacttGACGGCGGATGTAGATTTCAGATACCTTCGTCAAATGACAAGCGGAAAAGTGACCACCTTGGGACCAATTTCACAGCGGGAATTCCTCAAGAATATGGGCATTGATGTAAGACTTCAG GTACTAATGCAAAATGCATCGGACCCAACTACACACAAAAACCTAATCGAAGcctatgatatgataatgaaccCTGAGAAAATGGGGAAACGGTTTAAGTTTTTTGCTTTACTGCCTCATAGTCGAGTAATAAGCCAAGAGGCCAAGCTTGAGAAAAGTAGCTCCACAGCGTCACCTATTGCAGGATTCAGTGAACTGCAGCTATAA
- the ndufaf7 gene encoding protein arginine methyltransferase NDUFAF7, mitochondrial isoform X1, which translates to MIPLNSTSFLLGLRCFSKCISNDSSRRHLSGSVKLCAGQLMRWCSRTSNTTKEHDNSSLMHKHLIAKIKSTGPISVAEYMREVLTNPVTGYYYHRDALGAQGDFITSPEISQIFGELLGIWCVSEWMAAGKPKAFHLVELGPGTGTLASDVLRVFNQLSSVLRACEISVHLVEVSPKLSETQARLLTEGENCLMHDPTAAVYKTGVTKTGLPIFWYKDLQDVPKGFGFYLAHEFFDVLPIHKFQKTKQGWREILIDIEPQSSEKLCFVLAPSATFASKTLIQRDDKRDHVEICPEAGVIIQRLASRIIEDGGAALIADYGHNGTKTDTFRGFRGHQLHDVLTAPGTADLTADVDFRYLRQMTSGKVTTLGPISQREFLKNMGIDVRLQVLMQNASDPTTHKNLIEAYDMIMNPEKMGKRFKFFALLPHSRVISQEAKLEKSSSTASPIAGFSELQL; encoded by the exons ATGATTCCACTCAACAGCACCAGCTTCTTACTGGGGCTCAGATGCTTCTCCAAATGCATTTCTAACGATAGTTCCAGAAGACACCTATCAG gtTCTGTAAAGTTGTGTGCTGGTCAGTTGATGAGATGGTGCTCCAGAACGTCAAATACCACAAAAGAACATGACAATAGTAGTCTGATGCATAAGCATCTAATTGCGAAAATAAAGTCAACAGGTCCAATCTCTGTAGCAGAATACATGAGAGAAGTTTTAACCAACCCTGTTACA GGTTATTATTACCACAGAGATGCTCTGGGAGCACAAGGAGACTTCATCACATCACCTGAGATTAGTCAGATTTTTGGAGAA CTCCTTGGCATTTGGTGTGTAAGTGAGTGGATGGCTGCCGGGAAACCAAAGGCATTTCATCTGGTAGAACTTGGGCCTGGCACGGGTACTTTAGCAAGTGACGTTCTAAGG GTCTTCAACCAACTCAGTTCGGTGTTGAGGGCATGTGAGATTTCAGTGCATTTGGTTGAAGTGAGTCCAAAGCTCAGTGAAACTCAAGCACGGCTTCTAACTGAAGGGGAGAACTGCTTAATGCACGATCCCACTGCTGCAGTTTATAAAACTGGCGTTACCAAAACAGGGCTTCCAATTTTCTGGTACAAGGATTTACAGGATGTACCAAAAG GTTTTGGCTTTTATCTTGCGCATGAGTTTTTTGATGTGCTTCCAATCCACAAGTTTCAG AAAACCAAGCAGGGATGGCGTGAAATACTGATTGACATTGAGCCACAATCAtcggaaaagctttgttttgttctGGCACCTTCCGCCACTTTTGCTTCAAAAACATTAATTCAG AGAGATGATAAGAGGGAccatgtggagatctgtcctgagGCTGGAGTTATCATCCAACGACTAGCCAGTAGAATCATTGAAGATGGAGGAGCAGCACTAATAGCTGACTATGGACATAACGGAACAAAGACCGACACATTCAGA GGTTTTCGTGGACATCAGCTGCATGATGTGCTCAcggcacctggaacagcagacttGACGGCGGATGTAGATTTCAGATACCTTCGTCAAATGACAAGCGGAAAAGTGACCACCTTGGGACCAATTTCACAGCGGGAATTCCTCAAGAATATGGGCATTGATGTAAGACTTCAG GTACTAATGCAAAATGCATCGGACCCAACTACACACAAAAACCTAATCGAAGcctatgatatgataatgaaccCTGAGAAAATGGGGAAACGGTTTAAGTTTTTTGCTTTACTGCCTCATAGTCGAGTAATAAGCCAAGAGGCCAAGCTTGAGAAAAGTAGCTCCACAGCGTCACCTATTGCAGGATTCAGTGAACTGCAGCTATAA